Below is a window of Leishmania braziliensis MHOM/BR/75/M2904 complete genome, chromosome 3 DNA.
TCACCTCAGCTCTCCGCAGAAACACAACGACGCCGAGCGAGTAGCGCACAGCGAACGCAGCTCTGCTTCGTTTCTCTGCTTTCTTGTAGGGTACGCACACGAAAATCAGTCACGAGCAAATGAAGAAATGAAAAGGGAAACGAAGTCAATATGCCAGCACGCTATTCACACCTTGGATTGGCCGAACTTGCGGATCTGGACCTGAAAAGCCAGGGAATCAGCGAATTTGTGACCCTTGCGGGTCAGACGCTGACCAGACTGCGCACCAGGCTCCACAAGCCCAAGCTTCGTCAGAGACTTGCAGGCCCAGTGGAGAGGACCGGTAGAGGAGTTGACGGTGTGCTCGGGGCGGCTGCCGTAGTTCTTCTTGTTGCCGAAGCGCTTGCTTAGACCACCGTAACCCACGCCAGGGCGCAGGTAGATGGCGCGAAGGACGGCGGCACAGCGGACATAGTACCAGTCCGGGTTCTGCGGAGCGCGCTCGCGGCCGTGGGAGCTCTTGATGAGCTCGGTGCAGTTCGGCACAAAGATCTTGCCCTCCTGCTTGAAGTGGCGGGCCGCCGTCTTGATCCAGCGCCACGCGCTGACATCCTTCAGGGTTGCGCCCTTCCTCTTGCCGATGCGGCGGATCTTGTTCTTCAGAGCAGCCATGCTCGGGTACGATGCTGCTGTACAGGCACGTTTGGAGAACGGAGACAGGAGTGTATTGAGTGGTGTGCGAGCAGAAGGAAAGCATTGGCGACGCGGACCGGCGCGGGCAAGAGTGGGTGTGAAAAGGGTGGAGATGGAGTCGTCATGCAGATGAGGTTGCAAAAGATAAACAGGACAGACAAGAGTGTGAGCAGAGCGATGCATTGAGAGCACACCAGCGCCAGTGGGTGCATGGAAAGGAACGAGAGGGGAGCGCAGCACATTTCAGTAGTACAACAAGGCTCGGCACGCACGCCATCGTGTATGAAACAcgagcagcgaggaggacgactCCTaccaagagagaggtgcgaaGGCGCTGTAGATGGCGCACAGATAATCGGAAGCATCATGCAGCGATTAACAACCACGGATATCGCAGAAGTCATCTTCTGCTGTGTTTTGTTCCTCAGTGTGTCTCGTCCATGTCCTGTGAAAGCTAGTGGCACTGTAAGAGGCAGCTAACTAAACGAAGTCACGCATAATCTTGGTGACTACGTCATCATGCTCCACGATACCTTTGCCCTCATTGAACTCACGCGTGAAATCGTCGATGGAGTGAAAGAGCGCCTCGATCGCGTCGCGGTCGCTCTGACACAGAGCGCCTGTCTGCTCGTCCTCGGAGGAGGTCTCGATGGCCGCTGAAGGCGCGACATCGCAgtcagcggcagtggcggggaAGGCACCCGTATCACCTTTGGCTTGATGGTCGTCGAAGAGTCCTGCGTAGCGACGTCGTAAAACGGACAGCTCAATGAGCAGCAGTCGACGGAGGGCGTCCTGGTCCTTGTCAGAGAGGCGTCTCTCGGCCTCCGATGATGCTGGGTGTTCCATCGCTAGCAACGCTTCTGGCTCGCATGACGTTTATGTCGcagtgaaaagaaaaaggaaagagggaggcagcagagagaaaacagagaCTCAAAACGCAGAGGGGGGAACGCTGGCATGCGACACGGCATGCGCGGCAGAACCACGGACGAGGCAGAAAGCAAAAAGACGCAACTTGGTACGTCTTAGCTACAGAGCCAGGCAAGACCACTGTGACATCGCTACTGGCTTACTTCCACAGTAAATCTGAGATGAACTTTCGAGCCCCCTCAACGCCCCTTCCCAGCGTTCTCGGGTTACCCCTTTTTTCGACGATTCTTCCCTTTCGTGGTTTTTTCCCACGGAAGAGCATAATTccagagcagcagggcaGCAGGCAGTAGAGAACAATGGGAAGAAACGGATCAATCAACATCGCTGTTAATAATGCTATCACTGGGGTAGCAACTGGCATAAACAGCAAGAGGTGCAGTGGTGCACAGGGCGTtgacgagaaagagaggatTTCCAAGAGCATCGAACATGTCGACGCCGATGGCACCGTCCAGGATGGAAAACCCGCAGCTCGCGTAGTCCTCTGCACTCCCCCATACGCTGCACCAGCACCCACTTTGCTGACACTCCACTCGCAGGCGCCACTCTACACATGCGTCAAAGGCGCGTTGAGTTTTCACGCTAATCGGCGAAAAGATTCGAAGAAAAGAAATGCACGAAAATAGGGAGAGTTCGGCATTTGGCTGACTTCGAAACTCGTCCAGATTGGCATACGGTGCTGTCTTCCCTGCGCCACAACCCAGTTCTACAAACATGTTAGGGTTTTCATACACCTCGCATACACGCTTCCGGCTCTTGGGGGCACAACGCGTGGTGTGCTGAGTACAGGAATTCCAAAAATGGCCCTCCAATTGCTCTTTCGTAAACCAGAATGGGGAGGCGTAGGAGTTCCTCCTCGTGCGCTCGGCGAGGCTCTCTGCTTCCTCTGCTACCTGCGTCACAGACGACCCGCTGCACGAGAGAAAGTCGGAGAGATCAACGTGCAGCGGAACATCGCCGCGGTTCAGAGAAAATTGCCTCAGTCGCCTCCCATGCGTCAAAATGACCTGAGCTTCCGCGATCCGCATGTCGAAGCCACCATGCGCGTCGCGGAGACAGAAAGATTCCGTCGCGCTTCTGCCGTCCCCATAGATTTGTCTGCCTAGTTGAATCTTCTGTGCTGTCGTCGCCAGCAATTCGACGCCGCTTAGTGCCCCTCTAGCCTCTGCAGAAAGTCTAGACAGCCACCACGGAGAGGGTCGCCCCAGAACATCGTTTAGCAGACTAGCAGGGATGTTAGGCATGTCTTCTGATTGCAGTTTGTCACGTGCTTGGCCACTACAGGGTGCATTCAGTATTTTCACGTTGAGTGAGGAAGCCCATGATCGACTTAGAGAAAGAAGTCAGGAGCGAAAGAGACCAAATGAAACGGAAGGAGCGAGAAGAATTGAGACGTCCACGTAAGAGAGCGGGACGGTGCCTGCGTTGACTAACTCGCAGTGGAAACCTAGAAATTGAAAAGCTCGACAAGGAACTGGAAGCACATGGGTGCTGCATCCGCCACGATGTCGATACAGCCCAACAAACATATCCAGCACAAGTAACAAGATCACGTTGAAGAAGACGCCTCAGTTAATCATGACAATCTGTTGTGAAATCCTGTCAGCCTTCGGCAGCCCGTCTGTTGTATGAACGTCGTAAAGTGCGGCAAAGGAAGGCCCACTGGTGGGCGATCTGCACACGTGCC
It encodes the following:
- a CDS encoding 40S ribosomal protein S19 protein; its protein translation is MHRSAHTLVCPVYLLQPHLHDDSISTLFTPTLARAGPRRQCFPSARTPLNTLLSPFSKRACTAASYPSMAALKNKIRRIGKRKGATLKDVSAWRWIKTAARHFKQEGKIFVPNCTELIKSSHGRERAPQNPDWYYVRCAAVLRAIYLRPGVGYGGLSKRFGNKKNYGSRPEHTVNSSTGPLHWACKSLTKLGLVEPGAQSGQRLTRKGHKFADSLAFQVQIRKFGQSKV